One region of Quercus lobata isolate SW786 chromosome 2, ValleyOak3.0 Primary Assembly, whole genome shotgun sequence genomic DNA includes:
- the LOC115974105 gene encoding uncharacterized protein LOC115974105 produces the protein MDAMSQALRRAARSPFPGDIEWAPMSSRFTRPPFNSYDRKTDPVEHVSHFVQMMSLHSHNDALMCKVFPSSLGPTVLRWFNGLRKGSIHSFAELIQEFGVWFTTCSRVPQLVDALLSMKMGAGETLRSYTSRYWELYNKIDGGNEKNCSKHLSVGIARGF, from the coding sequence ATGGATGCTATGAGCCAAGCATTACGCAGAGCTGCTCGATCACCGTTCCCGGGAGATATCGAATGGGCACCGATGTCGAGCAGATTTACTAGACCTCCATTTAACTCTTATGATAGGAAGACAGATCCGGTAGAGCATGTAAGCCATTTTGTCCAGATGATGTCTTTGCATAGTCATAACGACGCACTGATGTGTAAGGTGTTTCCTTCAAGTCTCGGGCCCACAGttttgaggtggttcaatgggttGAGGAAGGGCTCGATTCATAGTTTTGCTgagctgattcaagagttcGGGGTTTGGTTTACGACCTGTAGCCGGGTACCACAACTAGTGGACGCGTTGCTATCTATGAAGATGGGAGCCGGGGAAACTCTTCGCAGTTACACTAGCAGGTATTGGGAACTGTATAACAAGATCGATGGGGgtaatgaaaaaaattgcaGCAAGCACCTTTCGGTTGGGATTGCCCGAGGATTCTAA
- the LOC115965303 gene encoding L-type lectin-domain containing receptor kinase S.4-like, whose product MAAKLIFLFLVFLLFQYRVKPDLDNVEPLLTQLTDGFNAERKNMSLQGDAVIDNNGILQLTNESVQVVSHAFYKYPIQFKNSSNGKVMSFSTTFAFALINEHGKLGGHDFAFTISPSLDLFNTKKDGNISGRIFKVGFNTVNHTKFGDIDDNHVRVGPKSILSNKSVPVDQSKRKDFINLKSDQVIQAWVEYDARINQVNVKVVPQFSRPRSENFPYYEDLSPIFKESMFVGFSGSTGLPSSSSHYVLGWSFNINGVAKNLNLDKLPKLPTVNGSKKNHTSLIVGVSVCALVVIFWIVLIFYNVRKLKKVGVVEAWELDIGPHRFSYEELKKATKGFGDKELLGFGGFGRVYKGTLPNSNTQVAVKRVSQNSKQGLREFMSEVGSIGHLRHRNIVQLLGWCRRQGDLLLVYEFMPNGSLDKYLFDEPKAILSWEQRFKIIKGVASGLLYLHEEWEQIVVHRDIKAGNVLLDSEFNGRLSDFGLAKLYELGSNPSTTKVVGTLGYLAPELTRIGKPTTSSDVFAFGALLLEVVCGRRPIDPKALPEELMLVDRVWEKWRLGAILEVVDSRLGVEFDEVEATLVLQLGLMCSNDAPESRPTTRHVVRCLETKLVLEEEEIVMANSNEDGGKYEFEDFVQSYPTTSASVGDDGDIADVEDGLTPSFSVFNGDDGR is encoded by the coding sequence ATGGCAGCcaaactcatctttctcttcttggttttccttcttttccaaTACCGAGTAAAGCCTGACCTAGACAATGTTGAACCCTTGTTGACCCAACTCACTGATGGTTTCAATGCCGAACGTAAAAATATGAGCTTACAAGGCGATGCAGTGATTGATAACAATGGCATACTTCAGCTGACAAATGAGTCGGTTCAAGTTGTTAGCCATGCATTTTATAAATATCCAATCCAATTCAAGAACTCCTCCAATGGCAAAGTTATGTCCTTTTCCACCACGTTTGCTTTTGCTTTGATCAATGAACATGGAAAACTAGGGGGCCATGACTTTGCTTTCACAATCTCTCCTTCTCTTGATTTATTCAACACCAAAAAGGATGGGAACATCTCGGGCCGCATATTCAAGGTGGGATTTAACACTGTCAATCACACCAAGTTCGGTGACATCGATGATAACCACGTTCGTGTCGGCCCCAAAAGCATACTATCTAACAAATCTGTTCCAGTCGATCAATCTAAGCGTAAAGATTTCATAAATCTAAAGAGTGATCAGGTAATTCAGGCTTGGGTCGAATATGATGCACGAATAAATCAAGTAAATGTTAAGGTCGTGCCACAATTTTCTAGACCCAGGTCTGAAAATTTTCCTTATTATGAGGACCTCTCACCAATATTTAAAGAATCCATGTTCGTGGGGTTCTCTGGTTCAACAGGCCTTCCATCCTCAAGTTCGCACTACGTCTTAGGTTGGAGCTTTAACATAAATGGAGTTGCTAAAAATCTCAATTTAGATAAACTCCCTAAGCTCCCAACAGTGAATGGGTCTAAAAAGAACCACACAAGCCTAATTGTTGGTGTCTCAGTCTGTGCTTTGGTTGTGATTTTCtggattgttttgattttttacaaTGTCAGGAAACTCAAGAAGGTTGGTGTGGTTGAAGCCTGGGAGCTTGATATTGGACCACATAGATTTTCTTATGAGGAGCTAAAGAAAGCAACAAAGGGTTTTGGAGACAAAGAGCTTCTTGGGTTCGGCGGATTTGGTAGAGTTTACAAAGGAACTTTGCCAAATTCAAATACCCAAGTTGCAGTAAAGCGTGTTTCCCAAAATTCGAAGCAAGGTTTGCGAGAATTCATGTCTGAGGTTGGTAGTATTGGTCATCTTCGTCATCGAAATATAGTTCAATTATTGGGTTGGTGTCGTAGGCAAGGTGATCTATTACTTGTGTATGAATTCATGCCTAATGGAAGCTTAGACAAGTACCTTTTTGATGAGCCTAAAGCAATCTTAAGCTGGGAGCAAAGGTTCAAGATCATCAAAGGGGTTGCTTCAGGGCTTTTATATTTACATGAGGAATGGGAACAAATTGTGGTTCATAGAGACATCAAGGCAGGCAATGTGTTATTGGATTCTGAGTTTAATGGAAGGTTGAGTGATTTTGGTCTTGCTAAGCTATATGAGCTTGGCTCCAACCCAAGCACAACCAAGGTGGTGGGCACGTTGGGTTATTTAGCACCTGAGCTCACACGCATTGGCAAGCCAACAACAAGTTCTGATGTGTTTGCCTTTGGTGCTTTGTTGCTAGAAGTGGTATGTGGTAGAAGGCCTATTGACCCTAAAGCATTGCCTGAGGAGCTCATGCTTGTGGACAGGGTTTGGGAGAAGTGGAGATTAGGAGCAATCCTTGAGGTTGTGGATTCAAGGTTAGGGGTTGAGTTTGATGAAGTTGAGGCTACTTTGGTGCTTCAATTGGGCTTAATGTGTTCCAATGATGCACCAGAGTCAAGACCCACTACAAGGCATGTGGTTAGGTGCTTGGAAACGAAGCTAGTTTTAGAGGAGGAGGAGATAGTCATGGCAAATAGCAATGAAGATGGTGGTAAATATGAGTTTGAGGATTTTGTGCAATCTTATCCGACTACTTCGGCCTCTGTTGGTGATGATGGGGATATTGCTGATGTTGAAGATGGTTTAACTccatctttttcagttttcaatggAGATGATGGTAGGTAG
- the LOC115977638 gene encoding NADPH-dependent pterin aldehyde reductase encodes MNRRSSTTSYKGMNAVNGASSRTVLITGVGRGLGRALALELAKRGHTVIGCARTQDRLNSLQSDLPDPSDKHLLLNADVRSNSSIEELARIVMEKKGVPDIIVNNAGTINKNNKIWEVPEEDFDAVIDTNVKGVANMLRHFIPLMLTRNQGIIVNMSSGWGRSGAALVAPYCASKWAIEGLTRSVAKELPDGMAVIALNPGVIKTDMLESCFGDSAGLYQEPETWALKAATMILNLTAADNGASLTV; translated from the exons ATGAATAGGAGGAGTAGTACGACGTCGTATAAGGGAATGAACGCGGTGAACGGAGCGAGCTCTCGAACCGTACTGATAACCGGAGTGGGCAGAGGGCTGGGGAGAGCCCTGGCCTTAGAGCTCGCCAAGCGAGGCCACACCGTAATCGGCTGCGCCCGCACCCAGGATAGGCTCAATTCTCTCCAATCAGACCTCCCTGACCCTTCAGACAAGCACTTGCTCCTCAATGCTGACGTG AGATCTAATAGTAGCATTGAAGAGCTGGCGCGCATTGTGATGGAGAAAAAGGGTGTTCCAGACATCATAG TAAACAATGCAGGTACcatcaataaaaacaacaagATATGGGAGGTTCCTGAAGAAGATTTTGATGCTGTTATTGATACAAATGTAAAAGGAGTAGCAAATATGTTGCGTCACTTCATCCCTCTGATGCTTACGAGGAATCAAGGAATTATTGTCAATATGTCTTCCGGGTGGGGAAGATCTGGCGCAGCACTG GTTGCACCTTATTGTGCATCAAAATGGGCCATTGAGGGTCTGACCAGATCTGTAGCAAAGGAATTGCCCGATGGAATGGCAGTTATTGCACTTAATCCAGGTGTTATAAAAACTGACATGCTTGAGTCATGCTTTGGCGATTCAGCTGGTCTGTACCAGGAACCTGAAACATG GGCTTTGAAGGCGGCTACAATGATACTCAATCTTACAGCTGCAGACAATGGTGCATCTCTTACTGTTTGA